Within the Terriglobia bacterium genome, the region TCTTCCAGTCGGTGTGGGAGCAGGTCTCCGCCCAAAAACAATGCTGCTGGTTCAACAGCGCTGATCTTTTCCGACAGACTCTCATATCGGTTCCGCTGACCGTGCAAGTCGGTGGCGAACAGATAAGTGTTCTGTCGGCTGGGCATCCGTGAGCAGTATAGATCGAATAAACATGGTCGACGAGGTTCCTGTTTGTGAACGGCAGAGTCTTACAGCGGATGCATGCTGTAGAACCCTCCAACTGCTTCGCCGACCTCGCATTCTCGTGCGAACTCAATCAGGCGGTGGCCAACTGCGCCGATGTGTATCGGGGGTCCCGAGGTCCGCGCTCCTCATTGCGCGCCGCGCTAAGATCCTCGTTCAACGATCCGGATCAGGCGTAATCGTCTGCAACGCCTTCAAACAGATCTGCCTCTCGCCTGATTTCGCTGGGGGTCGCGCGGGCAGCAAGAGCAAAGCGTTCCTGGTGTCCGCGCTTGCGTGTGTGAGTATCGAATAGTTCGAACAACGGCGACTGCGTCGTGTGCTTCTTGAAAGCCTCAATTTTGCGGCTGAGGTTCGCATCTCCTATATCGATAAATGTGGATGCTGGCGGAAGTGCGACCGGTTGCCGCTCCGGCAGAATAAACTCGGAGGTCCCGTAATACAGTTTCTGAGCCCGCCACGGTTGTAGTGCTCCATTCAGTTGTTCGGGATAACGGTTCGTCCGCCCAGCCCATTGAAATGCCAGCGTCGCAAACACTCCTGCCATCCCATGATCCGTATGCGCCGTGACTGCTCCCTCCGGACCAAAAGTCAACACCACGTGTGGGCGAATCTTTCGAAAGCGAAGAACGAGCTCCTCGACGACCTCGTACAGATTTTCCTGGTCGAGGTGCGCATCGCGGAAGTTTAGAACCTCGCAATTATCGACTTGGAGATGCGCGCACGAAGCGGCGAACTCCTGTCGGCGCACTGCCGCCAGCTCATCCAGCCCCTCGTGCCCGCCCCGATGCGTTGCCGCCTGGCCCGCCGTCAGGCAGATCACATGCGTTTTAACTCCCCGCTCGTGATACAGCAGCAGCGTACCTCCGAAAAGTCCAGCCTCATCATCGGGATGGGCAGTAACGCAGAGCAGCCGCAGCATTTCTTTCCCTTTCCGGCCCGCGCGGAGCGTGCCTCCTGCATCTCTATTCGTGTACCACGGGGAGCGCTCGATGTCATACTCCCGCATAATTCGATGCTTGCCGATGATCCTGCTTTCACTGGCATCTTCGCTGCCGCTACTAGCCCAGGCTCCAAGCAGCGACACTCGTGCCCGCGTCTTCTGGATGAAAACGCCCCTCCCTCTGGGAGCAGAACAGATTACCCTTAAACCCTCGGGAAAGAAGTTTCTTCTGCTAGGCTGTATCGAGGATCAAAGCTTCAACCGGCTCGAAATATCCCGAGTGCAAAAATCGCCCTTCGTAATCGATGCTGCCGGTGACGTCTGGAAGAACTATCCAAAACAGGTGACTTTTCGCATTACTGCGAGCGCGATTGAGCCCGCCCTGCTGTCGGTGGACAGCTATACCATCGAAGAATCCGGCGGCATAAATTCATTTCTACTGGGATTGCGCTTCCGCCTGAAGTCGTTCCGCGGATTACATATAACCGAGTTGCAGCCCAGTTCCGTAAAGCTGATCGGTGTGCCGGCGGATATTCCTTACGCTGAGCGCGTCTATCGCGTTTCGTTCGACACGGGCGAGTTCCCGGTCGATGCCCGGCTGGTGATGGAAGTGCTTTCGCCGAAGGGTCAACTGCTCACTCGCTTCCATTTGGAACTGGAATAAGCTCCTCGTCCGCGACTTCTGGATTGGCGCTCTCTTCGGCAACGATCTCCAGGTCGGCGGTCGCAACATCTTCTTCCTGCATGAATCCCAGCAGTTCTTGCGTGGGTGAATTCGTCCACACCGGCGCAAACGACTGCCTATGCAGTGGAGACGGCCCAATCTCGCGCAGAGCCTTCAGGTGCTTCGGTGCACTATAGCCTTTGTTGCTCGCCAAACCATACTCAGGATAAATCGGGTCCCAGGCTCGGATCATCGCGTCGCGTTCGACTTTGGCCACGATGGACGCCGCAGCGATAGAAGCTGAGAGAGCATCGCCATGAATAATCTTCGTCTGTGGACACTCGTAGTCGATCCTGACGGCATCGAGTAGCAGGTGATCAGGCTGCGGCGAGAGTTGCGCAACCGCCAGCTTCATGGCCAGCAGGGACGCATGATAGATATTGATCTGGTCGATCCGCGCGACGTCAACCGCTGCCACGGCATACGCAATAGAATGCTCGCGAATCCTCTCGTAAAGCGCGTTGCGTTCGGGTTCAGGCAGCAGTTTGGAATCACGCAGCCCACGAATCCGATAGCTTCGATCGAGAATGCACGCCCCGGCAACCACGGGTCCGAATAGAGATCCGCGCCCAACTTCGTCCACTCCCGCAACCAGCTTCGCTCCCGAAGCCCAAGCGATCTTCTCGAATTTAAGAGTGCACTTAAGTCGCTTCAGCAGCCGCAACTTGGCGGCTGCAGGCGAAAGGACTTTGCCGGTCTTGGGATCCACGGTGAGGAGCTTACGACGACGCACGATGACGATAGTTTAGCGCGAACCGGGGTTGTCGAACGGAAGGGATGCTTCGCGGTTGCTCAGCATGACAAAAATGCCGGACCGACGAGATCAATCGTCAATCCGACATTCGTCCATCGTCAGTCTTCTTTATTCTACTTCTCGCAGACGGGCGGCCTTGCCGCGCAGGGCGCGCAGGTAGTAAAGCTTCGCGCGACGAACCTTCGCGGAGCGCACGACTTCAATCTTGTCGATAACCCGCGACTGCAGCGGGAAAATACGCTCGACCCCCTGTCCGAAGCTGATCTTACGGACGGTAAAGCTAGGCTGCGCGCCGTTAGCGCGCTTGATAACGGTGCCTTCGAAGGCCTGCAGCCGCTCCTTGTCGCCTTCCTTGATCTTCACCTGCACGCGGACGGTGTCGCCCGGGCGAAATTCAGGAAGGTCGGTACGCTGTGCCTTGGCCAGCAACTTCGTAATGATCGGTGATGTAGCCATTTTCTTTTCCTCTTCTTGGCGCAAGGCGCCGCAATTCAAAGTCAATTGGAACGCCCGGCATTCAACTCTGCCAGCAGTTCCTGATCTTCTTCACTCAACCGAACCTTTTCCAGCAGGTCCGGACGATTCCTCAATGTCTTCTCCAGCGCGCGGCGACGCCGCCATCGCCGAATTTCGTCGTGGTTCCCATTCAGCAGAACTTCGGGAACCGGCATTCCGCGAAAATCCGCGGGACGCGTGTAATGCGGGTAATCCAGTAAGCCGCCGGAAGCGATCGTCGAATCCGGTGCCGGCTTCCCGTCCGGCTCGAAAACCGGTTCAGCCTCCGCGGTGCTGAACGACTCCGTCCATGCAGAGGCCGCGTTTCCGAGTGCTCCCGGCAGGAGCCTCGTCACCGCATCAATGATGATCGCCGCGCCGAGTTCGCCGCCGCTCAGCACGAAGTCTCCGACAGAGACTTCGCGATCCGCGAGGTGGTCGCTTACCCGCTCATCCACTCCCTCGTAACGTCCGCACAGAAGAACGACGCGCTGCAACTTCGCCAATTCCTGCGCCATCGGCTGGCCGAACATCCTGCCCTGTGCCGAGAGCGAGATCATCGTCTCGTTCGCTGTTCCGGCAACGCGATCGTCGCGCGGACGCAACTTCAGCACTTCCGCGCATTCGAAGATCGGTTCCGGCTTAAGCACCATGCCTTCGCCGCCGCCAAACGGGCGATCGTCAACCGTTCTGTGACGGTCATGTGTGAACGACCGGAGGTCGTGGATCGTGATTTCAATGAGCCCGGCTTCGCGCGCCCTGCGCACGATGCCGTAATCCAGAGGCCCACGAAAGAAATCCGGAAAAATGGTTACGATGTCGAACCGCATTTCCGTGTGCCTCAGTCTTCCTGCTGTCCCCGGCGGGCCCGCTCCTTCTCTTCCCTGCTCAGCGGAGCGTCCAACTCCAGCATTCCCTCGGGGACGACCAGCGTGATTTCACGCCCTTTCAAATCCATCTTCTCGATGAAGCCCTCGACGAAGGGTATCAGGTATTCCTTCTTCCCCTCGCGAATCTCGAGCAGCGGGGCCTCGCCCGCGCTGAAGATCACGTCATCGATCTTGCCCAGTGACCGGGGCGGCTCGTTGCCACTGCGCGCCGTTACGACGCACCCTTTCAGGTCGCTGATGTACACGGAGCCTTCTTCCAACTCGGCCCGTTGCGCCGCCGGAATCTGAATTTCGGATCCGATCAGCGTTTCTGCGTCTTCGATCGAATCGATTCCGGCGAACTTGAAAACCATGCGGCCCTTATGAGGCCAGAACTCTTCCAGGTCCAACTCGCGCCGCTTGCCGTCGCTGAGCAAAGCCCACAGGTGGCGGCGCTCTTCGAAGCGTTCGGGAAAATCCGTAAACAGGTCGGCGGCCACTTCGCCGCGGCGTCCCTGGGTCTTCGCAACCCGCGCCACGGTGATGAACTCTTCCGCCACGCTAGTCGAGAATATCCAGCGAGTAGCGCTTGTCGGCACGCTGCCCGGCGGCGTTGATGATGGTCCGTAAGCAACGCGCCGTTCGTCCCGATCGGCCGATCACGCGGCCCATGTCCTCTTCAGCGACCTCGAGTTCAATCTCGACGCCACCATCTTCTTCGTATACGTCCACGAAAACAGCATCGGGCGCTTCGACCAGGTTCTTGGCCAAGTGCTCCACCAGCATGCGAACGTCACCGGGCATATGGACCTCTCAACGGAATCGACCTCCCAATGGTGCCGTTCCGCGCCCCACATCTGCCGCAGTTAGCAGATGTCGGTCTCTTCTACAACTTTAGACTATGCGACCGACGCAGGTGCGGCCGGCACCTTCGAATAGAGCCGGTTTACAGTGTCGGACATCTTGGCGCCCTTCGAGACCCAGTAGTCGATCCGGTCCCGCTTCAGGTCGATAGTAGCCGGGCTCGTGCGTGGGTTATACAAGCCCACCACCTCGACGGAGCGGCCATCGGTGGCGCGGTCCTTCTCGATCACCACCACGCGGTAAACAGGCTTCTTGGGCGCGCCTCGGCGCGACAAACGAATCATCAGCACAGGAACAATTCCTTTCGTATTTCGGGGGCTCTCAGAGCCTAACGGATCACGAGCGCACGTCCGCCCGCTGATCTGCTTCCCAGAATTCACGGGAGTACCACAGGCTGGTCCGGACAGACGTCCGGCTGACACTGGTGGCAAACCATTATTATCCGGGAAGTTGCGGGAATTGGCAAGACGGGAGCAAAAAGCCATGAGATCGGGAGTCGGACACCGTATCGAGCAAAAGAAAGGACCGCCACCTGGCGGTCCCGGTTCCCACTGCATTTAGGTTCCGTTACTTGCTGGACGGGCTCCCGCTGGTGCTGCAGGACTTCGAGATGCGCTTCACCGACTT harbors:
- a CDS encoding PIG-L family deacetylase; the protein is MSLLGAWASSGSEDASESRIIGKHRIMREYDIERSPWYTNRDAGGTLRAGRKGKEMLRLLCVTAHPDDEAGLFGGTLLLYHERGVKTHVICLTAGQAATHRGGHEGLDELAAVRRQEFAASCAHLQVDNCEVLNFRDAHLDQENLYEVVEELVLRFRKIRPHVVLTFGPEGAVTAHTDHGMAGVFATLAFQWAGRTNRYPEQLNGALQPWRAQKLYYGTSEFILPERQPVALPPASTFIDIGDANLSRKIEAFKKHTTQSPLFELFDTHTRKRGHQERFALAARATPSEIRREADLFEGVADDYA
- a CDS encoding ribonuclease HII — its product is MRRRKLLTVDPKTGKVLSPAAAKLRLLKRLKCTLKFEKIAWASGAKLVAGVDEVGRGSLFGPVVAGACILDRSYRIRGLRDSKLLPEPERNALYERIREHSIAYAVAAVDVARIDQINIYHASLLAMKLAVAQLSPQPDHLLLDAVRIDYECPQTKIIHGDALSASIAAASIVAKVERDAMIRAWDPIYPEYGLASNKGYSAPKHLKALREIGPSPLHRQSFAPVWTNSPTQELLGFMQEEDVATADLEIVAEESANPEVADEELIPVPNGSE
- the rimM gene encoding ribosome maturation factor RimM (Essential for efficient processing of 16S rRNA), yielding MAEEFITVARVAKTQGRRGEVAADLFTDFPERFEERRHLWALLSDGKRRELDLEEFWPHKGRMVFKFAGIDSIEDAETLIGSEIQIPAAQRAELEEGSVYISDLKGCVVTARSGNEPPRSLGKIDDVIFSAGEAPLLEIREGKKEYLIPFVEGFIEKMDLKGREITLVVPEGMLELDAPLSREEKERARRGQQED
- the trmD gene encoding tRNA (guanosine(37)-N1)-methyltransferase TrmD, translated to MRFDIVTIFPDFFRGPLDYGIVRRAREAGLIEITIHDLRSFTHDRHRTVDDRPFGGGEGMVLKPEPIFECAEVLKLRPRDDRVAGTANETMISLSAQGRMFGQPMAQELAKLQRVVLLCGRYEGVDERVSDHLADREVSVGDFVLSGGELGAAIIIDAVTRLLPGALGNAASAWTESFSTAEAEPVFEPDGKPAPDSTIASGGLLDYPHYTRPADFRGMPVPEVLLNGNHDEIRRWRRRRALEKTLRNRPDLLEKVRLSEEDQELLAELNAGRSN
- a CDS encoding KH domain-containing protein; the encoded protein is MPGDVRMLVEHLAKNLVEAPDAVFVDVYEEDGGVEIELEVAEEDMGRVIGRSGRTARCLRTIINAAGQRADKRYSLDILD
- the rpsP gene encoding 30S ribosomal protein S16; the protein is MIRLSRRGAPKKPVYRVVVIEKDRATDGRSVEVVGLYNPRTSPATIDLKRDRIDYWVSKGAKMSDTVNRLYSKVPAAPASVA
- the rplS gene encoding 50S ribosomal protein L19 codes for the protein MATSPIITKLLAKAQRTDLPEFRPGDTVRVQVKIKEGDKERLQAFEGTVIKRANGAQPSFTVRKISFGQGVERIFPLQSRVIDKIEVVRSAKVRRAKLYYLRALRGKAARLREVE